The segment GCTCCTGACGCCTCGGGCTAGGCCGAGCGGGGGCCCGCTGAGGCGGGCGACCCGTCCAAGCGCTGAAGGCCGCTGAGAACCTCAAGGGTGAGAGGCGGCTGAAGGCGTGATGGGGGTCCCTTTGGGGGCCTTCGGCTGATGCCTGGGGCCCGTGAAAAGGGAGTGGGGAGCGATCTCCGGTGTCCGTACCGAGAACCGACACAGGTGCGCTGGCTGAGAAGGCCTAAGGCCTCTCGGTCCTAACGCGGGAGAGGGAACTCGGCAAATTAGCCCCGTAACTTCGGGATATGGGGTGCCTGCGTTCCTCCGAAAGGGGGTTCGCAGGTCGCAGTGACAAGGGGCGCCCGACTGTTTAACAAAAACATAGTTCCCCGCGAGCCCGCAAGGGTGTGTACGGGGGATGAGGCCTGGCCAATGCCGGTACCTGAAGCCCCGGTACAACGGGGTGAAGGGCCGGTGAAAGCCGGGAGTAACTCTGACTCTCTTAACGGGAGGATCCCGCTGCCGAACGTAAGGATTATTGATCTCGCTAGGCGGTGGGATCCCCCGGGGGAAAGGTAGCCATATGCCTTGCCGAATAAAAATCGGCGTGCATGAATGGCTTAACGAGGTGCCCGCTGTCCCCTCCCGCATGCCGGTGAACCCGCATCCCGGTGTACAGACCGGGACGCCCCAGTGGGGAGAGAAGACCCTGTGGAGCTTCACTGCAGCCTGGCCTTGGGATGCAGCTGGGGATGCAGAGGGTAGGCGGGAGCGATGTGGTCACCCTCCAGGGGGTGACTGAAGCGACGATGGAACACCGCCCTTCTCCGGCTGTACCACTAACCGCTCCGGCGGGACAGGGCTAGGTGGGCAGTTTGGCTGGGGTGGTACGCCCCTGCAAAGATATCAGGGGCGCCCAAAGGCGGGCTCAGGTGGGACAGAAACCCACCGAGGAGGGCAAGGCCAAAAGCCCGCCTGACTGGATCCCTAAACGCGTGGGATCCAGAGGTGAAAGCCGGGCCTAGCGAACACTCGAGCCCTCTCGGTGAGGGCCGGGTACGACAGAAAAGTTACCCCAGGGGTAACGGAGCCGTGGCGGGTGAGAGTCCCCATCGGCCCCGCCGCTTGCTTCCCCGACGTCGACACTGCCCATCCTGGGGGTGCAGCAGCCCCCAAGGGTAGGGATGCTCGCCCATTAAAGGGGAACGTGAGTTGGGTTCAGAACGTCGCGAGCCAGTTCGGTTTCTACCTGCTGGGGCTGCAGGGCCGCCTGAGGGGAAGGGACCCTAAGTACGAAAGGAACGGGGTGCCGGGGCCTCTGGTGTACCGGTCGTCCTCCAGGGCGTCGCCGGGTAGCCACGCCCCAACCGGTAAGGGCTGAAAGCATCTAAGCCCGAAGCGGCCCCCGAAAATAGGCGGCCCCGCCCCCAGTGGGGTTAGGGCGCGGGTAGAAGACCCGTTCGATGGGGGGGTGGTGTAAGGCAGGAGCGTGAGCGGACTGCCTCAGCCTACCCCTCCCAAAGCCCGAGAGCGAAGGGCGCCGGCCGGCTAATCCTCGAACTGTGCTGAGCGCTCCAGCCCGCGGCGCCTGAAGGCTGAAACGTTAGATCGTGATTTCCCCGTTAAGCTGCATCTCTTCACGTCATGTGGAGCTGTTGAGCGGGCTGATGAGACATGCCCCTCCAACTAGCACCCTTCCTTGCTCTCATCCTCTCCTAATGGTTGTCCCTTCAAGATCGATGAGAATAGCTCCGAATACCACTTCATGGTCCCGCTCCAGCTGAAGCAACTCTCTCGATGACGCTATTTCACGTTTCGCGGCTCCACTTCCACCACGCCTCCTCTTCACGGTCAACTGGTTCTCTGGAACCGTGCGAGGGGGCTGATAAGTGAGTCGCTCCCCTCAGTGGGGAGCGAGGATCGGCTCGACCCCAGCACCCCCGAGGGATCGATCCCTGAGGCTCATCGTTTTTATCTCGTGACTCCCGACGATCACGGGCCCGTAGCTCAGCAAGGTCAGAGCGCCGGCCTCCGGAGCCGGAGGTCGCGGGTTCGAGTCCCGCCGGGCCCGCTCACCTAGTCATGCCTAGGTATCTTGGCCTCCTTGAACCCCTCGCTGGTCTTCATGATACCCCCAGAGCCCCCTCAGACAAATCAGGACCAAAGGTATGGGCCTGAATGGGATTTTGAATGAAAAAGCTGTCACTTTCTTCCCTTGAACTCCGTATAGCCGCAGCCCCCGCAAGTGTACCTATCCTCGTGTTCGGCCATGAAGCGACCGCACCTAGGGCACTGCCTTCTCCTCCTGATCAGCTTGTCCCCCTCCACCGAATAGTACTTCCAGACCTGGACCGGCCTGTGCTTCAGGATGCCACCCCCTCCGCCCCCTCGTTCTTCCTGATGATGTGCTTCGGCTCCATCATTAGAGCCATGGCCCTGCTGTGATAAGCCATGACAAACACGAGCGCCTCCTCCTTCCCGTACTCCGTTGATATTCTCCTTATGAATATGTTCGCTGGGGATTTACCAAGGTGCCTCGCTATCATCTCCCTGAGCTCCCTTCTGGAGGGCGTGCCTCCCCTGAACCTGACCCTGAACACCAGCTCGTCCCTTTTTAGCAGCGAGTTCTCCCTCCTGCTCACGAGCTCCAGCTCCATTTCCACACCTCGCAGCACCCTCGTGGGTCCTTTTTAAGCTTAACTGATCAATAGACCTTGAGAGCGTACACCCCGGCCTTCTCGTGACCCAAGGCCCTGGCCACATGGGATCTCAGGGGATCGACTATCGCCACTATCCCCTCCCAGTTGTAGGTGAAGTCCTCGGAGCCGCAAACAGGGCACCTCTCCTCCTTATCCTCAACTATCGCCCTGCAGTTCCTGCAAGCCTTATATCTCACTCAACCACCTCCAGCTTCCCCAGCTTGGGCTGCCTCATCGTCAAGGCCACCTTTATGATGGGCTCGCCCCTCAGGGGGGCGGATGGATCGGCCCTGCTGACGGCGGTGACCCTAGCCCTAACCACGTCACCCGGCCTGAGCGTCACCTTCAGCTTCCTCCCCTGCATCACCCCTCCCCTGTGGACGAAGACGTCATCCCCGAGCTGCGAGATGTGAACGAATCCGTTTATCGGACCGGCCGTCACGAATATGCCGTAATCGACGACGTTCTCTATCTCTCCCTCTATCACCTCGTCCTTCAAAGGCATGTAGCTCAGCGCCCTGAACCTGGCCCTCACGTATATGTTCGGGCTCCCTATTATGGAGGTGCCGTAGCCGAACCCGGTGACCTCCAGCACCTCGAGTATGAGCCCGGCCTCCTTCACGAATCTCCCGACGTACTTGGCCCTGAACTGCTCCCTAAGTACCTCCCTCACGTCCTTCCCCAGGTCAGAGGGTCTCACGTAACCCACGTCGGACAGCTCCACCTCATAGAACAAAGGCATCACCTAGCGGGGGCAATGCCTCATTGGGGGAAGCCTTTAAAACCTTTAGCTAGCCTCAGCTCTCCTCGGTCAGCTTGGAGGGATCGTCCACCACCAGCTTCTTGCCGGCCCTGAGGTATATCACAGTTATCCCCTCCTTCAGCAGCCTCCTCCTGAGCTCCAGGTCGAGCGTGGCCACGGCGCAGCCCATCCTCTTGGCGCACCTCAGCAGATCATCATCGGCATCATCCGATTCCGAGCTCAGTATCTTGACGCCGTAGCTCCTCAGCACCTCGAGCGCCACCCTGGCCCTTCTCCCGGCCGACCTCAGTTCCTCAACGACTGATGCCGTTGTCAGAAGCTCGGCCCTCGGGTAGAGGGCGAGGAGGTCCTCCATGCTGAGGGTGAGCTCAGTCAGGGCCATGAGGAATGACGCGTCCAACAGGAGCCTCCTCATCTTCACCACCGATGGGCCCGGGGGGATTCGAACCCCCGACCTCCCGGTTATCAGCCGGGCGCTCTAACCAACCTGAGCCACGGGCCCCGCTGGGTTGCGGCCTCCCAACTTAAAAAGCTACTCCCCGCCGGCCGGAGTTGGGCCCGAGTATAGTGGCCCTCCGAGAGGTCATCTAGCCCCTGATGTCACGATTGCAGGGCATCTCTCAAGAATCTCCCCTGTATCCTGAGCTCTAGGCTGTCCTAAGGGATCGCTAGTAACCTCCAGCGTGCTCTCATTGAGGATTTCAGCCCAGCTTGGGCTAGAGTGGTGGACCGGGCGGGATTCGAACCCGCGACCTCCGCCTTGCGAAGGCGGCGCGCTACCGGCTGCGCCACCGGCCCAACACTAAATGGTATGCCGGATTTAAAAAATCAACCCCTCAGCTCGTACCTGAGCACGGCCACCACACCGCCGAGGGACCTCAGCTGCATGCCCCACTCGCTGCTCCCGCTTATCACGTATACCTCAGCCCCCGACTGCCTGGCCATCTCCCCGAGGTACTCTATCAGATCTACCTCCTCCACGCTGTAACTGGTGGCCCTGCAGTTCGGGCACTCCCAGGAGTCGACGCTCTCCCCCTTCCTCATCACCCTCCCCTCCTCGTAGCCGCAGACCTCGCATCGCAGCCTCACCTTCTTGAAGGGGAGGTCCTCCATCACCAGCACCTTCTCAGCTGCCCCGGACTCCACCGCCCTCTCGACCTCGCTCAACCCGTATGCCACCCTTTTAGGGCTCCTGGCGAGGAGGCTGAAGACCTCCTCGACGAGCACCCTCTCCTTGTAAAGCGCTGACTCCTTTATCAGATCCTCGGCTTTTATTATGAGCTCCCTGAGGCCCTGCTCCTCGGTGTAGGAGAGGGGAAGGTTCGCTATTATCTTCTCCTTGAGCCTGTAGTCCAGGTAGTTCCCCTCCTCGAATCTCTCCCTCGCGTCCCCCGGACCGCCTATTATTATGCCCTCCAGCTCGTCCAGCAGCGGGAGGAAGGCCTCATTGGCCCTGATGCCCAGTCTCTTGAAGAAGTCGTGAACCCTCTCCTCCCTTATCCTCTCGAACCTCCTCTGGCTCTGTCCCCCGGCGCTGTGCTTCGGGGGTATGTCAGAGCTCACCCAGTCGATGATCTCGTAGTTGGAGCCCTTGAGGGTTGCTATCAGCCCCCCTCCCCTGTCCATCACTATTAGCCCGTACACCCTCTTCTCCCTCGCCATCTCCTCCAAGGGCTCTAGGTAGAACTCATGATCGCAGACATACTGGAAGGACCTGACGGGCTCCGGAGGCTCTATCACATATATCTCTATCCTCTCCGTCCCCCTGTCCTTCCCCT is part of the Candidatus Korarchaeota archaeon NZ13-K genome and harbors:
- a CDS encoding 30S ribosomal protein S24e, whose product is MELELVSRRENSLLKRDELVFRVRFRGGTPSRRELREMIARHLGKSPANIFIRRISTEYGKEEALVFVMAYHSRAMALMMEPKHIIRKNEGAEGVAS
- the prf1 gene encoding peptide chain release factor 1, whose translation is MAFKCRIQSGRGRKVSLTYERYEFKRLIKELKGKVGRGTELISLYIPPGRNVYDVVKYLRDEYDQAGNIKDKLTRKNVQSAIESIIQRLRLYREIPSNGLVIFCGAIPQGKDRGTERIEIYVIEPPEPVRSFQYVCDHEFYLEPLEEMAREKRVYGLIVMDRGGGLIATLKGSNYEIIDWVSSDIPPKHSAGGQSQRRFERIREERVHDFFKRLGIRANEAFLPLLDELEGIIIGGPGDARERFEEGNYLDYRLKEKIIANLPLSYTEEQGLRELIIKAEDLIKESALYKERVLVEEVFSLLARSPKRVAYGLSEVERAVESGAAEKVLVMEDLPFKKVRLRCEVCGYEEGRVMRKGESVDSWECPNCRATSYSVEEVDLIEYLGEMARQSGAEVYVISGSSEWGMQLRSLGGVVAVLRYELRG
- a CDS encoding 30S ribosomal protein S27ae, which produces MLKHRPVQVWKYYSVEGDKLIRRRRQCPRCGRFMAEHEDRYTCGGCGYTEFKGRK
- a CDS encoding DNA-directed RNA polymerase, whose translation is MMPLFYEVELSDVGYVRPSDLGKDVREVLREQFRAKYVGRFVKEAGLILEVLEVTGFGYGTSIIGSPNIYVRARFRALSYMPLKDEVIEGEIENVVDYGIFVTAGPINGFVHISQLGDDVFVHRGGVMQGRKLKVTLRPGDVVRARVTAVSRADPSAPLRGEPIIKVALTMRQPKLGKLEVVE
- a CDS encoding DNA-binding protein; amino-acid sequence: MRYKACRNCRAIVEDKEERCPVCGSEDFTYNWEGIVAIVDPLRSHVARALGHEKAGVYALKVY